In Leifsonia sp. ZF2019, a genomic segment contains:
- the gdhA gene encoding NADP-specific glutamate dehydrogenase, whose amino-acid sequence MTTALSSLLDDVLRRNAGEPEFHQAAREVFGSLGPVIDRHPRYAEAAVLERLTEPERQLIFRVPWTDDDGRVRVNRGFRVEFNSALGPYKGGLRFHPSVTLGTVKFLGFEQIFKNALTGLPIGGGKGGSDFDPKGKSDAEIMRFCQSFMTELYRHLGEHTDVPAGDIGVGGREIGYLFGQYKRITNRYESGVLTGKGVGWGGSLVRTEATGYGAVFFAQRMLATRGRELDGARVLVSGSGNVAIYAIEKVHQLGGTVIACSDSSGVVHDPAGIDLDLLRQIKEVERGRLSEYAARRGGAAEYHANGDIWALAASTRVDVAMPCATQNELDATAATTLAAHGVAAVVEGANMPCTPDAVNVLRAAGVLFAPGKAANAGGVATSALEMQQNASRDAWSFDYAEQRLADIMANIHDSCAETAADYGEPGDYVLGANVAGFVRVADAMLALGVI is encoded by the coding sequence TTGACGACGGCTCTCTCCTCCCTGCTCGACGACGTCCTCCGGCGCAACGCCGGGGAACCCGAATTCCATCAGGCGGCGCGGGAGGTGTTCGGTTCGCTCGGGCCGGTCATCGACCGTCACCCCCGGTACGCCGAGGCCGCGGTGCTGGAACGGCTCACCGAGCCGGAACGGCAGCTGATCTTCCGGGTGCCGTGGACCGACGACGACGGGCGCGTCCGCGTGAACCGCGGGTTCCGGGTCGAGTTCAACTCGGCGCTCGGCCCGTACAAGGGCGGGCTGCGGTTCCACCCGAGCGTCACGCTCGGCACGGTGAAGTTCCTGGGCTTCGAGCAGATCTTCAAGAACGCGCTCACCGGGCTTCCCATCGGGGGCGGCAAGGGCGGCAGCGACTTCGACCCCAAGGGCAAGTCCGACGCCGAGATCATGCGGTTCTGCCAGTCGTTCATGACGGAGCTGTACCGCCACCTGGGCGAGCACACGGACGTCCCCGCCGGGGACATCGGGGTGGGCGGTCGCGAGATCGGCTACCTGTTCGGCCAGTACAAGCGCATCACGAACCGCTACGAGTCGGGCGTGCTGACCGGCAAGGGTGTCGGCTGGGGCGGCTCGCTCGTCCGCACCGAGGCGACCGGATACGGGGCGGTCTTCTTCGCCCAGCGGATGCTCGCCACGCGGGGCCGCGAGCTCGACGGCGCCCGCGTGCTCGTCTCCGGCTCGGGCAACGTGGCGATCTACGCCATCGAGAAGGTGCACCAGCTCGGCGGCACCGTGATCGCCTGCTCCGACTCCTCCGGCGTCGTGCACGACCCGGCCGGGATCGACCTCGACCTGCTGCGGCAGATCAAGGAGGTCGAGCGCGGCCGGCTCAGCGAGTATGCGGCACGGCGCGGAGGCGCGGCCGAGTACCACGCCAACGGCGATATCTGGGCGCTCGCCGCCTCGACCAGGGTCGACGTCGCGATGCCGTGCGCCACCCAGAACGAGCTCGACGCAACGGCCGCGACCACTCTCGCGGCCCACGGTGTCGCCGCGGTCGTCGAGGGTGCCAACATGCCGTGCACGCCGGATGCGGTGAACGTGCTCCGTGCCGCGGGCGTGCTGTTCGCGCCGGGCAAGGCGGCGAACGCCGGAGGCGTCGCGACGTCCGCGCTCGAGATGCAGCAGAATGCGTCGCGCGATGCGTGGTCGTTCGACTACGCCGAGCAGCGCCTCGCCGACATCATGGCGAACATCCACGACAGCTGCGCCGAGACGGCCGCCGATTACGGCGAGCCGGGCGACTACGTCCTGGGGGCCAATGTCGCGGGCTTCGTACGCGTCGCCGACGCGATGCTCGCCCTCGGCGTCATCTAG